Proteins encoded by one window of Hyla sarda isolate aHylSar1 chromosome 13, aHylSar1.hap1, whole genome shotgun sequence:
- the NOG gene encoding noggin, which translates to MDQSQCLVTIYALVVFLGLRIDQVVCQHYLHIRPAPSEKLPLVDLIEHPDPIFDPKEKDLNETELRTLLGGHFDSNFMAIHLPEDRLGVEDLAELDLLLRQKPSGAMPAEIKGLEFYEGLQGKKHRLSKKLRRKLQMWLWSQTFCPVLYTWNDLGIRFWPRYMKVGSCYTKRSCSVPEGMVCKVSKSMHLTILRWRCQRRLNQRCTWIPIQYPVISECKCSC; encoded by the coding sequence ATGGATCAGTCCCAGTGCCTTGTGACTATCTATGCCCTGGTGGTCTTCTTGGGACTCCGGATAGACCAGGTTGTGTGCCAGCATTACCTACACATCAGACCCGCTCCTAGTGAGAAGCTGCCCCTGGTGGATCTTATCGAGCACCCGGACCCTATCTTCGACCCCAAGGAGAAGGATCTGAACGAGACCGAGCTGAGGACTCTCTTGGGGGGACACTTTGACTCCAACTTTATGGCCATCCACTTACCTGAGGACAGACTGGGAGTGGAGGACCTGGCAGAGCTTGACCTCCTCCTGAGGCAGAAGCCCTCGGGGGCAATGCCAGCTGAAATCAAGGGGCTGGAGTTTTATGAGGGTCTTCAAGGCAAGAAGCACAGACTGAGTAAGAAACTGAGAAGGAAGCTTCAGATGTGGCTCTGGTCCCAAACCTTCTGCCCGGTCCTATACACGTGGAATGACTTGGGCATCAGATTTTGGCCCCGCTACATGAAAGTGGGCAGCTGCTACACTAAGAGGTCTTGTTCTGTGCCGGAGGGGATGGTTTGTAAGGTCTCCAAGTCCATGCATCTGACCATCTTAAGGTGGAGATGTCAGCGAAGGCTGAACCAGCGCTGTACGTGGATACCCATACAGTACCCTGTCATTTCTGAGTGCAAGTGCTCCTGCTAG